Proteins from a genomic interval of Desulfonatronum sp. SC1:
- the selB gene encoding selenocysteine-specific translation elongation factor: MAIIMGTAGHIDHGKTSLVKALTGIDCDRLREEKKRGITIELGFAFLDLPGDVRLGVVDVPGHERFVKNMVAGAAGIDFVLLVIAADEGVMPQTREHLEICTLLGIRRGLVALTKVDMVEEEWLDLVQEDVRAFLEPTFLAEVPVVPVSAHKGTGLDDLRREIAGLAGEFHREPRSDVFRLPIDRIFTMRGHGTVATGTLISGTLKVGDDLEVAPKGLKSKTRGLQVHGGTQERAEVGQRTAVNLHGLEVEDLERGMVLTHPGTLFPSTTWDLELTCLPSTPKALKHRTQIHFHHGTREILARVYFLDRDKLEPGDTAMTQVRFEEPMVGMYGDRCVLRSFSPLRTVAGGKLINPLGRKVKRRSATVGRLAELAASQGDERILLQLELAGLAGLTFGQLRAVTCLETKELEKQLQLLGGRQEAFLFEREDRTYVHGRLAQELCAGIAEHVGEFHRKEPMKQGISRGALASGWGRKLHPKLFHFVLERTLKQGALAADGDLFRLPEHKVSLASDQARLRETILQAYDQGGLTPPNVKDVLSPLDLEMKEAAPVFRLLQEQGELVKVKEEMFFTTQALERIKEMVRGFFRENPEMEPSDFRTVTGLSRKYTIPLLEYLDKEKMTVRVGDKRRLRA, encoded by the coding sequence ATGGCGATCATCATGGGTACCGCGGGCCACATCGATCACGGCAAGACCAGTCTGGTCAAGGCCCTGACCGGAATCGACTGCGACCGGCTACGAGAGGAGAAAAAGCGGGGCATCACCATTGAGCTGGGCTTCGCGTTTCTGGATCTGCCCGGCGATGTCCGCCTGGGCGTGGTGGACGTGCCCGGCCACGAGCGGTTCGTGAAGAACATGGTGGCCGGGGCCGCGGGGATCGACTTCGTGCTGCTGGTGATCGCCGCGGACGAAGGCGTGATGCCCCAGACCCGGGAACACCTGGAAATCTGCACGCTGCTGGGTATTCGGCGCGGGCTGGTGGCCCTGACCAAGGTGGACATGGTGGAGGAAGAGTGGCTGGACCTGGTCCAGGAAGACGTGCGCGCCTTTCTGGAACCCACGTTTCTGGCCGAAGTGCCGGTGGTGCCGGTTTCCGCGCACAAGGGAACCGGCCTGGACGACCTGCGCCGGGAAATAGCCGGGTTGGCCGGAGAGTTTCACCGGGAGCCCCGTTCGGACGTATTCCGGCTGCCCATCGACCGGATTTTCACCATGCGCGGGCACGGCACCGTGGCCACCGGAACCCTGATTTCCGGGACCCTCAAGGTGGGCGACGACCTGGAAGTCGCGCCCAAGGGCCTGAAAAGCAAGACCCGGGGCCTGCAAGTCCACGGCGGCACCCAGGAGCGGGCCGAGGTGGGTCAGCGCACGGCGGTGAACCTGCACGGCCTGGAAGTGGAGGACCTGGAGCGGGGCATGGTTCTGACCCATCCCGGCACGCTGTTCCCCAGCACCACCTGGGACCTGGAGCTGACCTGCCTGCCGTCCACGCCCAAGGCCCTGAAACACCGCACCCAGATCCACTTTCACCACGGCACCCGGGAAATCCTGGCCAGGGTCTATTTTCTGGACCGGGACAAGCTGGAGCCGGGGGATACGGCCATGACCCAGGTCCGCTTCGAGGAGCCCATGGTCGGGATGTACGGCGACCGCTGCGTGCTGCGTTCCTTCTCCCCGCTGCGCACCGTGGCTGGCGGCAAGCTGATCAACCCCCTGGGCCGCAAGGTCAAGCGCCGTTCGGCCACCGTCGGGCGGCTGGCCGAACTGGCCGCGTCCCAGGGCGACGAGCGCATCCTGCTTCAACTCGAACTGGCCGGGCTGGCCGGACTGACGTTCGGCCAACTGCGGGCCGTGACCTGCCTGGAAACCAAGGAATTGGAGAAGCAGCTTCAACTCCTGGGCGGCAGGCAGGAGGCCTTCCTGTTCGAGCGGGAAGACCGGACCTATGTCCATGGCCGGTTGGCCCAGGAACTCTGCGCGGGCATCGCGGAGCACGTCGGGGAGTTTCACCGCAAGGAGCCCATGAAGCAGGGCATTTCCCGCGGGGCCCTGGCCTCGGGCTGGGGACGAAAACTGCATCCCAAGCTGTTCCATTTCGTCCTGGAGCGGACCCTGAAGCAGGGCGCCCTGGCCGCGGACGGCGACCTGTTCCGCCTCCCGGAGCACAAGGTTTCCCTAGCCTCGGATCAGGCCAGACTGCGCGAGACGATTCTCCAAGCCTACGACCAGGGCGGCCTGACCCCGCCCAACGTCAAGGACGTCCTCAGCCCCCTGGACCTGGAGATGAAAGAGGCCGCCCCGGTCTTCCGTCTGCTTCAGGAACAGGGCGAGTTGGTCAAGGTCAAGGAAGAGATGTTCTTCACCACCCAAGCCCTGGAACGGATCAAGGAGATGGTCAGGGGCTTTTTCCGCGAGAACCCGGAAATGGAACCCTCGGACTTTCGAACCGTCACCGGCCTGTCCCGGAAATACACCATTCCGCTGCTGGAATACCTGGACAAGGAGAAGATGACCGTGCGGGTGGGGGACAAGCGGCGATTACGCGCGTGA
- a CDS encoding metallophosphoesterase, whose protein sequence is MSRLVGVISDTHGLLRPSALAALQGCDLILHAGDVCGRDIIATLQRVQRTVFVRGNMDRPSSGNPTAKTEAVEFAGKRFYVLHDLYELDLDPKAASVDAVIHGHTHTPDITYKDDVLYLNPGSIGPKRFSLPVSMAFIRIEDDAMHPELITLPE, encoded by the coding sequence ATGAGTCGACTCGTCGGCGTGATATCGGACACCCACGGCCTGCTGCGGCCCAGCGCCCTGGCCGCCCTGCAGGGCTGCGACCTGATTCTTCATGCCGGAGATGTCTGCGGCCGGGATATCATCGCCACATTGCAACGCGTCCAACGCACCGTGTTCGTCCGGGGGAACATGGATCGGCCCTCTTCCGGCAATCCCACGGCCAAAACCGAGGCGGTGGAATTCGCCGGAAAGCGCTTTTACGTACTCCACGACCTGTACGAACTGGACCTGGACCCCAAGGCCGCGAGCGTGGACGCGGTCATCCATGGCCATACCCACACCCCGGACATCACCTACAAGGACGACGTGCTGTACCTCAATCCGGGCAGCATCGGGCCGAAGCGGTTTTCCTTGCCGGTTTCCATGGCCTTCATCCGCATCGAGGATGACGCCATGCACCCGGAACTGATCACGTTGCCGGAGTAG
- a CDS encoding type VI secretion system Vgr family protein, whose protein sequence is MPTLKENAFTFVSQALPQDTFTVVRFSGEEGLSTLYSFEILLVSEKEDVDLTAVLQNPATFTIKGSFSGSEDLPFHGILSGFEQMHQADTYFFYRAELRPKLWWLTLTHHNQVFLDKKVDQFLGDVLRDGGLSPGLDFVFQFQNKYQPWEYVCQYGESHFGFVSRWMEREGAYYWFEQGEQAEKMIASDTLVAHAPLPGHETFLYSPPSGLDAADADKVIKRFTLKQAPLPKNVLLKDYNYMKPSLDLEGKASVQDKGRGEIYLYGENFPNKSEGDRLARVRAEEYRCREKVFHGLSSIPAVRPGYLFTLNRHFRDEFNQQYLTTTVRHEGSQERYLLSGLGIRDMETVEGLFYRNTFECIPSSTQYRPARITPKPRMAGTLSAKVDAAGSGKYAELDKHGRYKVILPFDLSGRKEGKASAYLRMMQPYAGEGMGFHAPLHKGTEVLLSFIEADPDRPVISGAVPNPETPSPVTDANQTQVRLVSGSGNVMHMEDEEGKQRMLMHTPSANTFIRIGAPNDPDTGSTEPKKESKAKEEEPKTKDEEQDERLEELETEWGIRLFTDKLLKVQAGGENTIILGEVSETIVGAEIGIKLAGVGEVIAGLKSELMLGGQGSYHFPTHWLLKGSEERVTEEKLEVIAAKQAALGTYDVVHGQHGHVTATVTGVSAEVSQAVANSNEVWGEINRATGDIMLAVGAKTEALASRIHAVGDNVQALGNCVRTAGNQLNNAGVKLQNVGSDIGNSGSRIRSAGTNIKNAGLIMRDAPVIMDN, encoded by the coding sequence ATGCCGACCTTGAAAGAGAACGCCTTCACCTTTGTCAGCCAAGCCCTGCCCCAGGACACGTTCACGGTGGTTCGTTTTTCCGGGGAGGAGGGGCTTTCGACGCTTTATTCTTTCGAGATCCTGTTGGTTTCCGAAAAGGAGGATGTCGACCTCACCGCGGTGCTCCAGAACCCGGCCACCTTCACCATCAAGGGCAGTTTTTCCGGAAGCGAGGACCTGCCCTTTCACGGCATTCTTTCGGGCTTCGAGCAGATGCACCAGGCCGACACGTATTTTTTTTACCGGGCCGAACTGCGTCCCAAGCTGTGGTGGCTGACCCTGACCCATCACAACCAGGTTTTTCTGGATAAAAAGGTGGATCAGTTCCTGGGGGACGTGCTCCGGGACGGAGGTTTGTCCCCGGGCCTGGATTTCGTCTTCCAGTTCCAGAACAAATACCAACCCTGGGAGTATGTCTGCCAGTACGGAGAATCCCACTTCGGTTTTGTTTCGCGGTGGATGGAGCGGGAAGGGGCCTATTACTGGTTCGAACAGGGCGAGCAAGCCGAAAAAATGATCGCCTCGGACACCCTTGTCGCCCATGCTCCTCTGCCGGGGCATGAAACCTTCCTCTATTCGCCGCCTTCGGGGCTGGACGCCGCGGACGCCGACAAGGTGATCAAGCGGTTCACCCTGAAACAGGCCCCCCTGCCCAAGAACGTCCTGCTCAAGGACTACAACTACATGAAGCCCAGCCTGGACCTGGAAGGCAAGGCATCTGTTCAGGACAAGGGGCGCGGTGAAATTTACCTGTACGGCGAGAACTTTCCGAACAAGAGCGAGGGAGACCGCTTGGCCCGGGTGCGGGCCGAGGAGTATCGCTGCCGGGAAAAGGTCTTCCACGGCCTTTCCTCCATTCCCGCCGTCCGGCCGGGATATCTGTTCACCCTGAACCGCCATTTCCGCGACGAGTTCAATCAACAGTACCTGACCACCACGGTCCGCCATGAAGGCAGCCAGGAGCGGTATCTGCTCAGCGGGCTGGGCATTCGGGATATGGAAACCGTCGAGGGGCTGTTCTACCGCAACACCTTCGAATGCATCCCCTCTTCCACTCAGTACCGCCCGGCGCGAATCACGCCCAAACCGCGCATGGCCGGAACCTTGTCCGCCAAGGTCGATGCTGCGGGCAGCGGCAAATACGCGGAACTGGACAAGCACGGTCGATATAAAGTGATCCTGCCCTTTGACCTGTCCGGACGCAAGGAAGGCAAGGCTTCGGCCTACCTGCGGATGATGCAGCCCTACGCCGGGGAAGGCATGGGCTTTCACGCACCGCTGCACAAGGGGACCGAGGTTCTGCTCTCCTTCATCGAGGCCGATCCGGACCGTCCGGTGATTTCCGGGGCCGTGCCCAATCCCGAGACCCCCAGCCCGGTCACCGACGCGAATCAGACCCAGGTTCGGCTGGTTTCCGGCAGCGGGAACGTGATGCACATGGAGGACGAGGAAGGCAAGCAACGGATGCTGATGCACACGCCTTCGGCCAACACTTTCATCCGAATCGGCGCCCCCAATGATCCGGATACGGGCTCCACGGAACCCAAGAAGGAATCGAAGGCGAAGGAAGAGGAACCGAAGACAAAGGATGAGGAGCAGGACGAAAGACTTGAGGAGCTGGAAACCGAATGGGGCATCCGCCTGTTCACGGACAAGCTGCTCAAGGTGCAGGCCGGGGGCGAGAATACGATCATTCTCGGAGAGGTTTCGGAAACCATTGTCGGAGCGGAGATCGGCATCAAATTGGCAGGGGTGGGCGAGGTCATCGCCGGCCTCAAGTCCGAACTGATGCTGGGCGGCCAGGGCAGTTATCATTTTCCCACGCATTGGCTGCTCAAGGGCAGCGAGGAGCGGGTCACGGAGGAAAAATTGGAAGTCATTGCCGCCAAGCAGGCCGCTCTGGGCACGTACGACGTGGTCCATGGTCAACACGGCCATGTCACCGCCACGGTGACCGGGGTTTCCGCGGAAGTCTCCCAGGCCGTGGCCAATAGCAATGAAGTCTGGGGAGAAATCAACAGGGCCACGGGAGATATCATGCTCGCGGTAGGAGCGAAAACCGAAGCTCTTGCAAGCCGGATTCATGCTGTCGGCGATAATGTCCAGGCCCTGGGCAACTGCGTGCGTACCGCGGGCAACCAGTTGAACAACGCCGGGGTCAAGCTGCAAAACGTGGGTTCGGACATCGGCAACTCCGGCTCACGCATTCGCAGCGCCGGAACCAACATCAAGAATGCGGGCTTGATCATGCGCGACGCACCCGTGATCATGGACAACTAA